The genomic interval CACCAGATCCCAAACTTTCGTCCCTTCGATTAGTCAAAATGTACATGAGTAGACTACGGAGTTCTCCTTGACAACCACCAAACTCTCAGCCCAAGGAAAACCTGTGCAGCCTTTACAACCTGAAAGAGTGCATCTCTCCATGACTCCATTAACAGTCCAACGCGCTATCATTTCGGGACTTTCAGGCGTgtcaattgttcatcacaagcTGCTGACCAGTGACTAGCTACTCCACTTTCATCGAATCTGCAGCGTCAGGATCGCCAGAATTTCAGCTACagaagtttttaaacatgttcAGAGAGTATAGGAGCTCTGAAAATACCAGAGTTCTCTAGGCTACTGGTGCGAACGGCGTCTGAAGCGAAATCAGCCGGAGCGATGTTGCCAAGTTCCTCGTCCCAGATAAGGCCCCTCTGCTGCggcaaaaaaatagtaaaaaaaaaaaacatgaatcaCTCTTGGCAGTTCTAAGGGTTTGAGCTATTTAAGTGGAGTTCGATGCAGACTTGAGGAAATGTGGCCAACTGAGTTGTTCTTGCCATGTGAACATCTGCTGGATTATTGACAGTCACACCATATAGACCAGGACGTGAGAAGCCTTGCTGAGCCCCCCTGTACAGACTAGGATGGGCATTGCTCAATCGCTGGCTGCATCCCAGAAATGCGGATCGAGCATCTCGTGCGCAAAGGATCTGTGTATGTtaagagaagaagagaggcaTGAATGGAGTAGCAATGGGTGACATGCGAGTTGTCTGTTCTTCAGAGTTTGGTCTTTCCATCTTACATCTTGCAGGTCGAGGCCAGAGCTCAGCTCGGGACTGATTGCTGAGAGCTTCATCGAGAGGAACTGCAAGACCCGGTACGGTTAAGCACTTGATAGACGCTTCAGTGATTGGCGTTGAGACGTGCGGATAAATGTTGACGAGCTGAGCTGTCTGGAGTTTCTGGAGACATACCTCTACCTGCCGCTGCAGAGATTGCACGTAGTTTATGATCTCGTCGAGCATCATGGCCTTGCCTGTAATCTGCTTTGTCAAAAGCAGCATGTTCAACACAAGTTAGAGCACACCAAACCATCACCATTAACCGTGAGAAAATTTCTGCTCGCAGGCGTTGCTGCTACCTTGTTGCATCCCGGGACGAGGTCCTGGAGAAGCTTCATCCTTTCGTTGATCTTTTCCCTTCGAAACTGCATTCCAGATGGTGAAGCTATGTCAGCAAGAAAGGTACACAGATTCGGAAGATCTTTCATTAATGGTGATGGAGAGATCAATCACTCTTTCTGCAAGGCTGTGGCTGTTGGTCGCCTGGCCGCGTTTTGCCCGGACATGCACGTAGTCCTCCCTGCTAGCATCAGCATCACCAGCCTTCTCTCCAGCATGCTCCATGCTGATTTCTCTCTCAGGCATTTCACCAGTTTCCTCCTGCAGTAATAGTACAGTTTTCACGATGAGAACATGCTCTCAGCCGATGGAGCTACGCAAAGGGAGCTTCTAATTAACTTGTTACTTGGGAATGAAGTGATGAACTGCCCTCGCCTGAGCCCTTTCTTTTACTGCCCTTTAAACACTTGTCAATGCTCATGTTTCTACTTAGCTGGGAATCTGGGGAGTGTTGGAACATGGATACTGTAATAGTTAGAAACTTCAGAGATTAGGGAACCGTGGTTATCTAATCGCAAAAAAGGAGTAAATTGTGGTTGTCCTTGAACATAGAACATAACTAACAAGAGAAGGCATACCACTGATAGGATTGTAAAACTGAATCCCCTCTTGCAAGCTTGCATTGTGCACAGGAAAAAGGATTGGCTCGTCGAAATCCATGACAAGGTCAAGCTGGTTAGCTCCAACCTCGAAACAATGCCCCCGGTTGTTTACAGCAGCAGTGCGGGGAGGGGAATACATCTGCAGAGAAACGATGGTCAGTCACATGATGACCACTATATCGCAACTTTCTGAGATAAGTCTATCTAGTCTATGTATACTCCCATGAACATACACACAAAAGAACACCAAATCACCAACCTTGTGCTTGATACTTGATCTCAGGGTGATATTGCAATCATTTTAAGAAATGCGTGATGGCCTTCTAAATTGTCAGCTTTGACAAGTGAAGGAGCTTTACTTAAAGGGTAGGATAGATCGGGAGATGTGGCAGTCAATTTCTTGCAAGGCTCAACAAGGAACAACTAACTCTTGCAGCCTTACATAAAGATTGTCCAAAGTGAAAAGTTAAGTGAGCCTAATGCAATAGACAAACGCAAGGGCAAAGGTGGAAACCACAGTCCCGGAATAGAATTGTCGGTACTGCTAACAACCATGCACCAGCTGGATCACATCCATGAATCAGAATAAAAATCTCTGAATTAAGATCAATTACAGTTGGTACTGTAAAATGAAGACCAAACCAAGGAACAGATGCTACTGCCATCCACTGTATGGGCCATCCCAGAATAAggttatgattaattaatgagCCAGATCCATCTATGTTTAAACCCTCTTAAAGTCTGTACAATTGAACTTATGCCCCTCATCAAATTTTCTGAACCCAACTTATAAGTCTTACTAGTTTCGAAGTCTTATTCTTAACATGTTCACCAATTATTgaaaagaggagaaaaggGGATCCAGATTTCATCGGCAGTTCCCAGATTTAAGTGTTGTTTCAAGTTTTTGTGGTAATTAATGCATAACAAAGTTACAGACCTTACTCTAAATGTGTATCCGCCGGGGTGGATGTGAGGGTAGAGGTAACAAGAACAAAAGTTTAGCTAGATTTTAGTTGTTACACAGCTCAAATTATCACCCTGAATGGAAATATCAGAAGTTCAGTCTGTAGAATCAGATCCACAGAGCACGAAAGACACCAACAGCTAAGAAAGTGCAAAGCTTCGATGAGATCATCAGAGAGAGAAACCAGGGAAGTGATTAGGTTCTATGATCGATAAAAGTTAAAAGGAGAGCTGCTTGTTATCAGTGGCAAAGCTGAGGGATTCTTCATCTCTAAACAGTGAGTACCGTACATATCATCATCCGAATTTGGTGCCAGCACTGTAAATGATCTGTCCAGAACGACAATGCCTGCCGGATTTACACAGGCTGTCAACACTTCGTACTCACCAATTCAGAGCTTCTAGCATCACAGTTTGAGAGGGCTAAAAATTCAGAAGGCAGAAATTGATTGAACCCAGGTAGGTGCAAAGGACAAGGGTCAGAACGTTGAAATTTCTCCCCTTTCTTTAATGTGTAGATTGAGGAGATATGTGAAGAGGCAAAAAGAGCACAGAAACAGTTAAGAAAAAAGGCTGTTGGCACTTAATGAACTAACAGCTAATAATACTGCTCTTGTACTCTAATTTcatcaagaaaaaacaaacaatgcaCTATCTACAAAGAAAATGTCCTGCCAGTATATAATGTTTGTgcaaagagcaattttatcatcctttagaaggtaccatgaggtaccgcTATTTTACAGTGGTGCCTCATGGTACCTCTTTAAtaatgggaaaaatgctcttgTGCAGAAATGATTGAACAAGAGACAGTGCTGCTCGAGATCCTGCAGTGCTGCTCGAGATCCTGCATATTCGACCATTTCCCAGCAGGGAGCAGGAGCATGCGTAGTGATATAAATTTACCATGAAAGGGAAGAGTTCTTATTACCAGTTAGGAGGTGAGGGGAGGACTGCCGCTTTCTCTGTTCCTTCTCTTGATCAGAAGTGCTGTAGTGTTAGTTAGTCACCAGCCTATGGTAGAACGAATAGTGTTCACCATGTAGTGGCTGCTTGCAGACATGTGGCTAGGACAGCAGGGGTGAAAATAAAGATAGAAGGCCACCCCTGCTACTTCCACCAGTTTCCCAGTGTCTTTATTTGATCTCTACACCTCCACTGTGTAAGCATAGAAGAAGTACTCCCTTCATGAAGAAGACTAGTTTCATATACTTGCAGACTTTCATTGCCACAAGATTATCCAATCCACCTTGGCTTAAAAATCGGTCCCGGTTAGGCCTTCTCCAACAAGCAATACCTGTTATGTTAATTGGGTTTGCACAAGGATAAGGTCCAGCATGCTACTAGTAGCAGATGAGAGAGCAAAAGCAAAGCTTAAAGTAGAGTGCCCAAGTGTCAATGTAGCAGTTCATCACTGTGCTGTTTCACTTCAAGAGGTTTTGGAATCTTGGTGTCAATTGCCACCATCTTTCGCTGCTCCTGCCGTTTGAGTTGTTTAGCAGCAGGCACCAGCAGACGGGGGAAGCTGGTAAGGATTGGCCGTGGAATAATACAGTCAAAGTGAATGCCTGCTGCAGGAGCATCCTCCTGCCAGCGGCAGCGTCAGACGTGTCTTGGCAGCGAATTGGATTCTTGTACTTACTCCGCTGAGGCTGCCTGTAGCTTGTGAGTTGTGCAGCACCAGCCAGCTATCTGGTAGAGTGCTACTATTGTTCTCAGTTCTCACAAATTGCATGGAACTGAGAATTGAACTGGGTGGCCGGGATGCAGTATCGCTTCAAGTAATTAAGTCCTCAACTGCAATGCAATAGTCTTTCAATAGTAGCACGGACTGAGAGCGTAAAACATATGCAGGTGCAAAGTTGAAAATGGAACAGAAGAATACGAGTTTCCAGAACTCTTGGTGGTAGAAGTAACAATGAGTAAAGCCTAAGGCTGCTTAGAACCGGTACTCCATCTGTTATAAAATGCaagattttttagcattgtatATAAacgctaatgaatct from Oryza brachyantha chromosome 3, ObraRS2, whole genome shotgun sequence carries:
- the LOC102711960 gene encoding transcription factor bHLH137-like isoform X1 — encoded protein: MYSPPRTAAVNNRGHCFEVGANQLDLVMDFDEPILFPVHNASLQEGIQFYNPISVSMFQHSPDSQLSRNMSIDKCLKGSKRKGSGEGSSSLHSQEETGEMPEREISMEHAGEKAGDADASREDYVHVRAKRGQATNSHSLAERFRREKINERMKLLQDLVPGCNKITGKAMMLDEIINYVQSLQRQVEFLSMKLSAISPELSSGLDLQDILCARDARSAFLGCSQRLSNAHPSLYRGAQQGFSRPGLYGVTVNNPADVHMARTTQLATFPQQRGLIWDEELGNIAPADFASDAVRTSSLENSDSMKVE
- the LOC102711960 gene encoding transcription factor bHLH49-like isoform X3, translated to MYSPPRTAAVNNRGHCFEVGANQLDLVMDFDEPILFPVHNASLQEGIQFYNPISDSQLSRNMSIDKCLKGSKRKGSGEGSSSLHSQEETGEMPEREISMEHAGEKAGDADASREDYVHVRAKRGQATNSHSLAERFRREKINERMKLLQDLVPGCNKITGKAMMLDEIINYVQSLQRQVEFLSMKLSAISPELSSGLDLQDILCARDARSAFLGCSQRLSNAHPSLYRGAQQGFSRPGLYGVTVNNPADVHMARTTQLATFPQQRGLIWDEELGNIAPADFASDAVRTSSLENSDSMKVE
- the LOC102711960 gene encoding transcription factor bHLH62-like isoform X2, which codes for MYSPPRTAAVNNRGHCFEVGANQLDLVMDFDEPILFPVHNASLQEGIQFYNPISVSMFQHSPDSQLSRNMSIDKCLKGSKRKGSGEGSSSLHSQEETGEMPEREISMEHAGEKAGDADASREDYVHVRAKRGQATNSHSLAERFRREKINERMKLLQDLVPGCNKITGKAMMLDEIINYVQSLQRQVEFLSMKLSAISPELSSGLDLQDILCARDARSAFLGCSQRLSNAHPSLYRGAQQGFSRPGLYGVTVNNPADVHMARTTQLATFPQRGLIWDEELGNIAPADFASDAVRTSSLENSDSMKVE